A single region of the Rhodospirillales bacterium genome encodes:
- the tsaE gene encoding tRNA (adenosine(37)-N6)-threonylcarbamoyltransferase complex ATPase subunit type 1 TsaE: MKNFVSKSESDTANFAAKIALKARPGDVFCLSGDLGTGKSVFARGFIRTLCGKDTEVPSPTFTLVQTYETPCADIWHFDLYRIKNPEDIFELGWDEALSDGIALIEWPERAGNYLPKDRTDILFAAKKDESHIITVETA, from the coding sequence ATGAAAAACTTTGTCTCAAAAAGCGAATCCGATACGGCGAATTTTGCGGCAAAAATCGCCCTTAAAGCCCGGCCTGGCGATGTTTTTTGCCTGAGCGGAGACTTGGGCACAGGAAAAAGCGTTTTCGCCCGCGGATTTATCCGGACGCTCTGCGGAAAAGATACGGAGGTGCCAAGCCCGACTTTCACGCTTGTCCAAACCTATGAAACCCCTTGCGCCGATATTTGGCATTTCGATCTCTACCGGATCAAAAACCCCGAAGATATTTTTGAACTGGGATGGGACGAGGCTTTAAGTGACGGCATTGCCCTGATCGAATGGCCGGAAAGAGCCGGAAACTACCTGCCAAAAGACCGGACAGATATTCTCTTCGCCGCAAAAAAAGACGAATCACACATAATCACGGTGGAAACGGCATGA
- a CDS encoding acetoacetate--CoA ligase, with translation MEQNDIPLWSPCAPEKTLLAAFMNECGHGGDDYTAFWRWSVDHSEEFWDKVWDFCDVIGEKGNTVLKNPDKMQGGQFFPEGSLNYAQNLLRRRDEAPAIIFRNEQGTERSLSFKQLYDQVSLWAQALKAQGVEKGDRVAAYMPNMPETIIACLATVSLGAVWSSASPDFGVQGVIDRFGQIKPKVLISVGGYFYGGKTIDCLKKIRDIQPALENLEKTVIVPFVENVPDLHGLDKTVLMEDFLNNLSPQEIEFNPVPFNHPLFIMFSSGTTGIPKCIVHGHGGTLLQHLKEHKFHCDIKKGDSVFYFTTCGWMMWNWLITALASNATLLLFDGNPFYPDGKVLWEFTSKHNAMLFGTSAKYIDALKKDVIRPEEDFDLVALRVITSTGSPLVHESFDYVYSSIKKDVHLASISGGTDIVSCFMLGNPVSPVWRGEIQGPGLGMAVEVFDEDGNPIPAGAGSGELVCTKPFPSMPVGFWNDPDGTRFHEAYFEKYEHIWCHGDWIERTEHNGFIIHGRSDATLNPGGVRIGTAEIYRQVEQVPEVIESIAVGQDWEGDVRVILFVRLKEGAVLDEELTSRIKKQIRTGASPRHVPTHVIQIADIPRTKSGKITELAVRDVIHGRKIKNKEALANPEALDLYQNLEVLGQS, from the coding sequence ATGGAACAGAACGATATACCGCTATGGTCGCCTTGTGCACCGGAAAAAACTCTTCTCGCTGCATTTATGAACGAATGCGGGCACGGAGGGGACGATTATACCGCCTTTTGGCGCTGGTCGGTGGATCATTCGGAAGAATTCTGGGACAAAGTCTGGGACTTTTGCGATGTCATTGGCGAAAAAGGCAACACCGTTCTTAAAAATCCCGATAAAATGCAGGGCGGACAGTTTTTCCCGGAAGGGAGCCTGAACTACGCCCAGAACCTTCTGCGCCGCAGAGATGAAGCCCCCGCCATTATTTTTCGGAATGAACAGGGTACGGAGCGCAGCCTTTCTTTCAAGCAGCTTTACGATCAGGTCAGCCTGTGGGCGCAGGCCCTCAAGGCTCAGGGGGTAGAAAAAGGGGACAGGGTAGCAGCCTATATGCCCAATATGCCCGAAACGATCATTGCGTGCCTGGCAACGGTTTCCCTCGGCGCCGTCTGGTCTTCGGCCTCTCCTGATTTCGGCGTACAGGGCGTTATCGACCGCTTCGGCCAGATCAAACCCAAAGTCCTGATTAGCGTTGGCGGATATTTTTATGGCGGAAAAACGATTGATTGCCTGAAAAAAATACGGGACATACAGCCCGCGCTCGAAAATCTTGAAAAAACGGTTATCGTTCCCTTTGTCGAAAACGTGCCGGATTTGCACGGTTTGGACAAGACCGTCCTGATGGAAGACTTTTTGAACAATCTCTCTCCGCAGGAGATTGAATTCAATCCCGTTCCTTTTAACCATCCCCTGTTTATCATGTTTTCTTCCGGCACAACGGGCATCCCGAAATGCATTGTGCACGGACATGGCGGCACCTTGCTCCAGCACCTGAAAGAGCACAAATTTCATTGCGACATAAAAAAAGGGGACAGTGTATTCTATTTTACCACCTGCGGCTGGATGATGTGGAACTGGCTCATAACGGCCCTGGCCAGCAATGCAACGCTCCTGCTATTTGACGGCAACCCGTTTTATCCCGACGGAAAAGTTTTGTGGGAGTTTACGTCCAAGCATAATGCGATGCTTTTCGGGACCTCCGCCAAGTATATCGACGCCCTGAAAAAGGACGTTATCCGTCCCGAGGAAGATTTCGATTTGGTCGCCCTCAGAGTTATCACGTCAACGGGCTCGCCTCTGGTGCATGAAAGTTTCGACTACGTGTATTCTTCAATTAAAAAAGACGTGCATCTGGCTTCTATCTCCGGCGGCACCGATATCGTGTCCTGTTTTATGCTGGGAAACCCTGTTTCCCCTGTCTGGCGCGGAGAAATTCAGGGACCGGGGCTTGGTATGGCGGTGGAAGTCTTCGATGAAGACGGAAACCCTATCCCCGCGGGAGCCGGATCGGGAGAGCTGGTTTGCACGAAACCTTTTCCGTCCATGCCTGTCGGTTTCTGGAACGACCCGGATGGAACCAGGTTTCATGAGGCTTATTTCGAAAAATATGAACATATCTGGTGCCATGGCGACTGGATTGAACGCACGGAGCATAACGGCTTTATCATTCACGGAAGATCCGATGCGACGTTAAACCCCGGCGGCGTCCGTATCGGCACGGCTGAAATTTACCGTCAGGTGGAACAAGTGCCGGAAGTTATTGAATCCATCGCTGTCGGACAGGACTGGGAGGGAGACGTACGGGTTATTTTGTTTGTCCGTCTCAAAGAGGGAGCCGTGCTTGATGAAGAACTCACAAGCCGGATTAAAAAACAGATCAGGACCGGGGCTTCGCCGCGACATGTGCCTACGCACGTCATCCAGATTGCCGATATACCACGCACCAAAAGCGGCAAAATAACCGAACTTGCCGTACGCGATGTTATTCACGGGCGAAAAATCAAAAACAAGGAAGCCCTCGCCAATCCCGAAGCATTGGATCTTTATCAAAATCTCGAAGTATTGGGCCAATCTTAA
- a CDS encoding NAD(P)/FAD-dependent oxidoreductase: MSKNNRFETDVAIIGAGPVGLFAVFECGMLGLKTHVVDSLEEIGGQCSALYPEKPIYDIPGCPAILAGDLISNLEAQAAPFQPTYHLGQQIVSICKESSKWKLISSGGLEIFAAAVIVAGGAGAFGPNRPPLEGLDSYEGTSVFYMVRRKSDFKGKRVVIAGGGDSAVDWALSLSDVADRLYVVHRREKFRAAPESAARLKMLEESGKLELVTPYQLKGLEGNGGLLSGVHVQSMDGEGRLLEADILLPFFGLATDLGPISDWGLEVDKHRIKVDPSSCATNLPGIYAIGDIVTYEDKLQYILTGFAESAQAAHAIYHRIHPGEALHFEYSTTKGIPSAA; this comes from the coding sequence ATGTCAAAAAACAATAGATTTGAAACCGATGTTGCAATTATCGGCGCGGGACCCGTGGGGCTGTTCGCCGTTTTTGAGTGCGGCATGCTGGGGCTTAAAACCCATGTGGTCGATTCGCTGGAAGAAATAGGCGGGCAATGCAGCGCGCTTTATCCGGAAAAGCCGATCTATGATATTCCAGGCTGCCCGGCCATTTTGGCGGGTGATTTGATTTCAAATCTTGAGGCGCAGGCCGCCCCGTTTCAACCGACTTACCATTTGGGGCAACAAATAGTTTCTATTTGCAAAGAAAGTAGCAAATGGAAACTCATCTCCTCCGGCGGTCTGGAAATCTTCGCAGCGGCTGTTATCGTTGCGGGCGGGGCCGGGGCTTTCGGTCCGAACAGGCCGCCGCTGGAGGGGCTGGATTCTTACGAAGGCACATCCGTTTTTTACATGGTGCGCCGGAAAAGCGATTTTAAAGGGAAAAGAGTTGTGATTGCGGGCGGGGGAGACAGTGCCGTGGACTGGGCGCTTTCCCTCTCTGACGTTGCAGACAGGTTGTATGTGGTTCACCGGCGCGAGAAATTCCGCGCGGCCCCTGAAAGCGCCGCCCGTTTGAAAATGTTGGAAGAATCGGGGAAGCTGGAACTTGTAACCCCTTATCAACTCAAAGGGCTTGAAGGAAACGGGGGCCTCTTAAGCGGCGTACACGTACAGTCCATGGACGGGGAAGGCCGGCTTCTGGAAGCCGATATCCTTTTGCCTTTTTTCGGGCTTGCCACCGATTTGGGCCCTATTTCTGACTGGGGACTGGAGGTAGACAAGCACCGGATCAAAGTTGATCCGTCAAGCTGCGCGACAAACCTGCCCGGAATATATGCTATAGGTGACATTGTAACATATGAAGACAAACTCCAATATATTCTGACCGGTTTTGCCGAAAGTGCGCAGGCCGCCCATGCCATTTATCACCGGATTCATCCCGGCGAGGCGCTGCATTTTGAATATTCCACGACCAAAGGCATTCCTTCCGCTGCGTGA
- a CDS encoding TrmH family RNA methyltransferase, which yields MRGYFGIGVEGISKEGNLGNLVRTAHAFGASFFFVIRPVVDINEIRVSDTSGAFDHMPFHVWNSVQEMDLPEGCSLTGIEFMEDSIEMPSFRHPTRGAYVLGPEMGDLSPELIEKCDHIVKIPSKFCINVGVAGALTMYDRMISMGRYAERPVRPCGKPVIPAENNVTRRRKTRTNFNIK from the coding sequence ATGCGTGGATATTTTGGAATCGGAGTCGAAGGAATCAGCAAAGAGGGCAATCTGGGCAATCTGGTGCGAACAGCCCACGCCTTTGGCGCGAGTTTCTTTTTTGTTATTCGCCCGGTCGTTGATATAAACGAAATCCGGGTTTCTGACACCTCCGGCGCATTTGACCATATGCCCTTTCATGTCTGGAACAGTGTGCAGGAAATGGATTTACCGGAAGGATGCAGTTTGACAGGCATCGAATTTATGGAGGATTCGATTGAAATGCCCTCTTTTAGACACCCCACACGCGGCGCTTATGTCCTGGGGCCGGAGATGGGAGACTTGTCCCCGGAACTGATCGAAAAATGCGATCATATTGTCAAAATACCGTCAAAATTTTGTATCAATGTCGGGGTGGCAGGCGCTTTAACCATGTATGACAGGATGATCTCCATGGGACGTTATGCCGAACGGCCCGTCCGCCCTTGCGGAAAGCCTGTAATTCCGGCGGAAAACAATGTGACTCGGCGACGCAAGACAAGAACAAACTTCAACATAAAATAA
- a CDS encoding thioredoxin family protein translates to MTFSTFIRFPVLFALWTGILMGTFFWKPVSSYAGYGDGGNQTPHVSIRLVADKTKVTGGEKITLGIEQEIETGWHTYWINPGDSGTPARVSWTLPKGFKVSEPAWPIPGKMKMGPLVNYGYEGKVTLLQDLTLPEKLPSGPVTLNAQIDLLVCHEICIPETHQAQITLNGAEKAQASVIALARAELPLETGWEALISEENGTLEVRVIAENTAPFAKTGSIHFFPEEWGLLDNTAKPEAQITDTGLLIRQGRGERALSDVPTAKGVIVYQDPQGQKKGIRIATLVDFSSAPSSVNGILVSDISLLTALFSALLGGLILNLMPCVFPVLSMKALSLVKLKDKEISKARAHGLAYTAGVLASFAVIAGALIALKAAGAQIGWGFQLQNPLMILTLAYLLFLIGLNLSGFFKLTAGRFAGIGTYFTQKHGVTGSFATGVLAALVATPCTAPFMGIAMGFALTQPALIAMSVFLMLGFGLALPYLVLTFVPALRHLLPHPGHWMETFRQFLAFPMFASAAWLVWVLAQQTNPMGVFSALSGMIALTFMIWLAKLRPEKRAGKIVALFLMLGSLGFVISTCTLSRHKAEEGAFAVWEDWEPYTEARLNKLLREGHPVFVNMTAAWCITCKVNEKVALSTETTRKIFKEKNIRTLKGDWTNQDSEITKYLASYGRNGVPLYVYYPLRDEETGKRPEAVILPQILTTNTMTETIQ, encoded by the coding sequence ATGACGTTTTCAACATTTATCCGTTTTCCGGTTCTTTTTGCGCTTTGGACCGGGATATTGATGGGAACGTTTTTTTGGAAACCGGTTTCTTCCTATGCCGGATATGGCGATGGCGGCAATCAGACCCCTCATGTTTCCATTCGCCTTGTAGCCGATAAAACAAAGGTTACAGGCGGCGAAAAGATTACCCTCGGGATTGAACAGGAAATTGAAACCGGCTGGCATACGTACTGGATCAATCCGGGAGATTCGGGAACGCCTGCGCGCGTTTCGTGGACCTTGCCCAAAGGGTTTAAAGTATCGGAGCCTGCGTGGCCCATTCCCGGGAAAATGAAAATGGGGCCCTTGGTGAACTATGGGTACGAAGGCAAGGTGACGTTGCTTCAGGATTTAACGCTTCCTGAAAAGCTGCCTTCCGGGCCTGTCACGCTCAACGCACAGATTGATCTTCTTGTCTGCCATGAAATCTGCATTCCTGAAACGCATCAGGCCCAAATTACCCTGAATGGTGCTGAGAAAGCGCAAGCTTCTGTTATTGCGTTAGCTCGCGCCGAACTGCCGCTGGAAACCGGATGGGAAGCTCTCATAAGCGAAGAGAATGGAACCTTGGAAGTGCGTGTGATCGCGGAAAATACAGCGCCTTTTGCAAAAACAGGTTCCATTCATTTCTTTCCGGAAGAATGGGGGCTTCTTGATAATACCGCAAAGCCCGAAGCGCAGATCACAGATACGGGGCTTTTGATTCGTCAAGGCCGGGGGGAAAGAGCGCTTTCGGATGTGCCTACTGCGAAGGGGGTTATTGTTTATCAGGATCCGCAGGGACAAAAGAAGGGCATCCGCATCGCAACCTTGGTTGATTTTTCCTCTGCTCCTTCGTCTGTCAACGGAATTCTTGTCAGTGATATTTCTCTTTTAACGGCGCTTTTTTCCGCGCTGCTGGGGGGGCTTATTCTGAACCTGATGCCGTGTGTGTTTCCTGTTTTATCCATGAAGGCCTTGAGCCTCGTCAAACTTAAAGACAAGGAAATTTCAAAGGCGCGTGCGCATGGCCTTGCTTATACCGCCGGCGTTTTGGCTAGCTTTGCCGTTATTGCGGGCGCCCTTATCGCACTGAAAGCGGCCGGCGCACAAATTGGCTGGGGGTTTCAGTTGCAAAATCCGTTGATGATTTTAACGCTCGCCTATTTGCTTTTCCTTATCGGATTAAACCTGTCCGGCTTTTTTAAACTGACTGCCGGGCGTTTCGCAGGAATCGGAACCTACTTCACGCAAAAACACGGGGTTACAGGGTCTTTTGCCACGGGCGTTCTGGCCGCCCTCGTCGCCACACCCTGTACGGCTCCTTTCATGGGGATTGCCATGGGATTTGCCCTGACGCAGCCTGCCTTGATTGCTATGAGTGTTTTTCTGATGCTCGGTTTTGGACTGGCGCTGCCCTATCTGGTGCTGACTTTCGTTCCGGCCCTGCGCCATCTTTTGCCGCATCCCGGCCACTGGATGGAAACTTTCCGGCAATTTCTGGCTTTTCCGATGTTTGCGTCTGCGGCATGGCTGGTCTGGGTTCTTGCGCAGCAAACAAATCCGATGGGTGTTTTTTCCGCGCTTTCAGGCATGATTGCCCTGACCTTTATGATCTGGCTGGCCAAACTCCGGCCTGAAAAAAGGGCTGGAAAAATTGTTGCACTTTTTTTGATGCTGGGGTCTTTGGGGTTTGTCATTTCGACCTGCACGCTTTCCCGGCACAAGGCAGAGGAAGGCGCATTTGCGGTTTGGGAAGACTGGGAACCCTATACGGAAGCCCGCCTGAATAAATTGTTGCGGGAAGGACATCCTGTTTTTGTGAACATGACGGCGGCTTGGTGCATTACCTGTAAGGTCAATGAAAAAGTGGCTTTATCGACGGAGACGACACGTAAGATTTTCAAAGAAAAAAATATCCGCACTTTGAAGGGCGATTGGACCAACCAGGACTCTGAAATTACAAAATATCTGGCGTCCTATGGCCGCAACGGAGTGCCTTTGTATGTCTATTATCCCCTGCGCGACGAGGAGACGGGTAAAAGGCCGGAGGCCGTTATTTTGCCCCAGATTTTAACAACAAACACCATGACCGAAACCATTCAATAA
- a CDS encoding thioredoxin family protein — protein sequence MTKTFFLSFLALLTLAGCLPESKVEAKIGEMAPNFTGTDSTGSKISLSDFKGRNVVLEWTNHECPFVKKHYGSGNMQKLQQKYTEQGVIWLSIVSSAVGKQGYTSGEEAAAIIKEKGAHATARILDSSGKIGRLYGARTTPHMFVVSKEGILVYAGAIDSDPGFNPEGIKGATNYVADALESLAKGEAVKVSATKPYGCAVKY from the coding sequence ATGACCAAAACTTTTTTTCTTTCTTTTCTGGCTCTTTTAACTCTGGCGGGATGCTTGCCGGAAAGTAAAGTCGAAGCCAAAATCGGTGAAATGGCCCCGAATTTTACAGGGACGGACAGCACGGGCAGTAAAATCAGCTTAAGCGATTTCAAAGGCAGGAATGTCGTTCTGGAGTGGACAAACCATGAGTGCCCTTTTGTTAAAAAACATTATGGGTCCGGAAACATGCAAAAGCTCCAGCAGAAATATACGGAGCAAGGTGTGATTTGGCTGAGCATCGTTTCTTCGGCGGTTGGCAAGCAGGGCTATACAAGCGGTGAAGAAGCGGCCGCTATCATAAAAGAAAAAGGAGCGCATGCGACCGCCCGCATTCTTGATTCCAGCGGGAAGATCGGAAGGCTGTACGGGGCACGCACGACGCCGCATATGTTTGTTGTCAGTAAAGAAGGTATTCTTGTCTATGCGGGGGCCATCGACAGCGATCCCGGCTTTAATCCCGAAGGTATCAAGGGGGCTACGAATTATGTTGCAGATGCGCTGGAATCCCTTGCCAAAGGAGAGGCTGTCAAGGTTTCAGCCACAAAACCTTACGGATGCGCTGTAAAATATTAG
- a CDS encoding peptidoglycan DD-metalloendopeptidase family protein, protein MLKRRVVTFLKGFCADAGSIAPEKLKKNCPAVLSFLGRILRLRQRHVLTRSGYLRLRYIVAPAVLFLVVSSPFFTSLASSPDGLRLYGQTGENSQIAGRLHPPENFSSRLNASLYGQLSSVSAIARSIPQPVEKIVTVKPGDSLGIVMEHSGVGGTEADQIIKAMKANFDPRHLKAGQDVHMHFVPEDGGGMRFARMKIPLDSVKTLIVYRGAEGFSSKLHEKEVEKVARAQKTNIEVSLYGSAAKAGIPKSVVTEAIRIYSWNVDFQRDVRKGDGLEVLYDSFETDNGHVVKTGDILYAKLTLNGKELPLYRYEMADGRVGYFGADGQSLKRTLMTTPIDGARMSSGFGMRRHPVLGYSKMHKGMDFAAATGTPIYAAGDGVVEKAGRFSSYGKYVRIRHNSELKTAYAHMSKIKTRVGARVTQGQVIGYVGTTGRSTGPHLHYEVLKNGQQINPRSVNLPTGEKLTGQDMKKFKSEIKKIDERYARLVADQKYADGQKEKKHYN, encoded by the coding sequence ATGTTGAAAAGACGGGTTGTTACTTTTCTGAAAGGGTTTTGCGCAGACGCGGGAAGTATTGCGCCTGAAAAACTCAAAAAAAACTGCCCTGCAGTCCTTTCTTTTCTCGGCCGGATTTTGCGTTTACGGCAACGCCATGTCCTGACCCGGTCGGGATATCTGCGGCTGCGTTATATTGTCGCTCCGGCTGTTTTATTTCTGGTTGTCAGTTCGCCGTTCTTTACATCTTTAGCCTCTTCTCCCGACGGCCTTCGCCTGTATGGCCAAACAGGAGAAAATAGTCAGATAGCCGGGCGCCTGCACCCTCCTGAAAATTTTTCAAGCCGGTTAAACGCCAGTCTTTATGGCCAATTATCCTCCGTTTCTGCAATTGCGCGCAGTATTCCGCAGCCGGTTGAAAAAATTGTCACCGTGAAACCGGGAGATTCTCTGGGCATTGTAATGGAGCATTCCGGTGTCGGAGGAACAGAAGCAGACCAGATCATTAAAGCAATGAAGGCGAATTTTGATCCGCGTCATTTGAAAGCGGGGCAAGATGTCCACATGCATTTTGTGCCGGAGGACGGTGGAGGGATGCGTTTTGCACGTATGAAAATCCCTTTGGATTCGGTAAAAACATTGATCGTTTACCGTGGCGCAGAAGGGTTTTCATCCAAGCTTCACGAAAAGGAAGTGGAAAAAGTTGCGCGCGCACAAAAAACGAATATCGAAGTTTCTCTTTATGGAAGCGCTGCCAAGGCCGGTATTCCAAAATCTGTCGTAACGGAGGCAATCCGCATTTATTCATGGAATGTCGATTTCCAGCGGGATGTCCGGAAAGGCGACGGACTTGAAGTGCTCTATGACAGCTTTGAAACCGACAACGGTCATGTTGTAAAAACCGGGGACATCCTGTACGCGAAGCTAACCTTAAACGGAAAAGAATTGCCTCTTTACCGCTATGAAATGGCCGACGGACGGGTAGGTTATTTCGGCGCAGACGGTCAAAGTTTAAAAAGAACGCTCATGACAACGCCTATCGACGGGGCGCGCATGTCGTCCGGTTTCGGTATGAGACGTCACCCGGTTTTGGGATACAGCAAAATGCATAAAGGGATGGATTTCGCGGCTGCCACAGGAACGCCGATTTATGCCGCCGGAGACGGTGTCGTTGAAAAGGCCGGCCGCTTTAGCTCGTACGGAAAATACGTTCGCATCCGCCATAATTCTGAACTGAAAACCGCTTATGCCCATATGAGCAAAATTAAAACGCGTGTCGGCGCCCGTGTCACACAAGGGCAAGTCATAGGATATGTGGGAACGACAGGACGCTCTACAGGACCTCACTTACATTACGAGGTTTTGAAAAACGGGCAACAAATCAACCCGCGTTCCGTTAATTTGCCCACGGGAGAAAAGCTCACCGGACAGGACATGAAAAAATTCAAGAGCGAAATTAAAAAGATAGACGAAAGATATGCCCGGCTTGTCGCCGACCAGAAATATGCCGACGGACAGAAAGAAAAGAAACATTATAACTGA
- a CDS encoding aminotransferase class I/II-fold pyridoxal phosphate-dependent enzyme, whose product MTKEIEQENIPFRGVLERLAPNPGAEMLRYGWRRPDILSLGQGEGDLKTPDFITSATHKAMKEGKTFYGPVVGRPELRQEIAAYYTRLMGLNMPTGRIFVTPSGSSAMHLALTSILEEDDEVVAITPIWKNLLGAVGLAQAKVVQVPLDENENGWNLDLEKVFQACTSRTKAILIVTPSNPTGWIMRREEMKDVLEFARARGIWIISDEVYNRSVFYTSHAPSFLEIAQDHDFLFTINSFSKSYAMTGWRLGWLVGPPESENIIQGIALYDNMGPPTFTQFGGIEALRHGEDFIAQQLESWRSNLDLLTDRFRENPRIHTHRPPATFYSFFRIEGEEDCMALAKRLIDEGGLSLAPGCAFGECCKSWLRLCFAVSERKLVEAIDKLEQVING is encoded by the coding sequence GTGACAAAAGAAATCGAACAGGAAAACATCCCTTTTCGCGGTGTTTTAGAACGGCTTGCCCCTAATCCGGGGGCGGAAATGCTGCGTTACGGGTGGCGCAGGCCCGATATTCTGTCGCTGGGACAAGGGGAAGGAGACCTCAAAACACCGGACTTCATTACCAGTGCCACCCATAAGGCCATGAAAGAAGGAAAAACCTTTTACGGCCCTGTGGTTGGAAGACCCGAACTGCGGCAGGAAATTGCGGCCTATTATACGCGCCTGATGGGGCTGAACATGCCCACCGGCCGGATTTTTGTAACCCCCTCCGGCAGCAGCGCCATGCATCTCGCCCTCACGTCTATTTTAGAGGAAGATGATGAAGTCGTCGCCATCACCCCGATCTGGAAAAACCTTCTGGGCGCGGTGGGACTGGCTCAGGCAAAAGTTGTACAGGTCCCGCTGGATGAAAATGAAAACGGCTGGAATCTGGATCTGGAAAAGGTTTTTCAGGCATGTACGTCACGTACGAAGGCCATTTTAATCGTCACTCCTTCCAACCCAACGGGCTGGATTATGCGGCGGGAAGAGATGAAGGACGTTCTGGAATTTGCCCGGGCACGTGGAATCTGGATTATTTCCGATGAGGTCTACAACCGGAGCGTCTTTTATACATCCCACGCCCCGAGTTTTCTGGAAATCGCCCAGGATCACGACTTTCTGTTTACGATTAACAGCTTTTCAAAATCCTATGCCATGACCGGCTGGCGGCTTGGCTGGCTCGTTGGACCGCCGGAATCTGAAAATATTATTCAGGGGATAGCGTTGTACGATAATATGGGTCCGCCAACATTTACCCAATTTGGCGGGATTGAAGCCTTGCGGCACGGGGAGGATTTCATCGCCCAACAGCTTGAATCCTGGCGATCCAATCTGGATTTGCTGACAGACCGTTTTAGAGAAAATCCCCGCATTCATACGCATCGTCCGCCCGCCACATTTTACAGCTTCTTTCGGATAGAGGGGGAAGAAGACTGCATGGCGCTGGCAAAACGGCTCATTGACGAGGGAGGCTTAAGCCTCGCGCCAGGCTGCGCTTTCGGAGAGTGTTGTAAAAGCTGGCTTCGCTTGTGCTTTGCCGTATCGGAAAGAAAACTGGTCGAAGCGATAGATAAACTCGAACAGGTTATAAACGGATAA